From the genome of Monomorium pharaonis isolate MP-MQ-018 chromosome 2, ASM1337386v2, whole genome shotgun sequence, one region includes:
- the LOC118644311 gene encoding uncharacterized protein LOC118644311 produces MTSILNVEDEPIFDDRIVKIKTHTYNPFANTTFEHSDEIRIPIQQQDLYTLPSESFLYIEGKLTIKRPVAESDVTLGNNCIAFMFDEIRYELDGVEIDRNRNVGITSTLKNYVTMSSNRIMMASNAGWEPWNHLNEYFNFCLPLNMLLGFCEDYRRVVINARHELILIRARNDNCLVGEPAREPEIELFKVQWRMPHVLLNEVNKLSMLRALKSGRYLSMAFRSWDLYEFPLLQRTTKHSWAIKTATQLEKPQYIIFALQAGRKNVMLEDASRFDHCKLTNVKLYLNSKCYPYDDMNLDFDKNRWSILYDVYVRFCKTYYGYDYLEPNQTVANFRHKSPFVIIDCSRQNESVKSATVDVRLEFECKKNMPASTTAYCLIIHDRVVQYNLLTNVVPKIT; encoded by the coding sequence ATGACTAGCATTTTAAACGTTGAGGACGAGCCGATCTTTGACGATCGCATCGTCAAGATCAAGACTCACACGTACAATCCGTTCGCCAACACGACGTTTGAACATAGCGACGAGATAAGAATACCTATACAACAGCAAGATTTGTACACGTTACCATCTGAAAGTTTTCTATACATTGAAGGAAAACTTACGATAAAAAGACCAGTTGCGGAGTCTGATGTGACATTGGGAAATAATTGTATCGCATTCATGTTCGATGAGATTCGATACGAGCTCGACGGTGTAGAGATTGATCGCAACAGAAACGTCGGAATAACCAGCACCCTTAAGAACTATGTAACTATGTCATCCAACAGAATTATGATGGCGAGTAACGCCGGCTGGGAACCGTGGAATCAtctaaatgaatattttaatttttgcctACCGCTCAACATGTTACTGGGATTTTGCGAAGATTACAGACGCGTGGTAATTAACGCTCGTCACGAGTTGATCttaatacgcgcgcgcaaCGACAATTGTTTAGTTGGTGAACCGGCGAGAGAGcctgaaattgaattattcaaagtaCAGTGGCGAATGCCGCACGTGCTGCTGAATGAGGTAAATAAACTGTCGATGCTGCGTGCTCTGAAAAGCGGGCGATACCTGAGCATGGCTTTTCGTTCATGGGATCTTTATGAGTTTCCACTATTACAACGCACAACCAAACATTCGTGGGCCATTAAGACCGCTACTCAGCTTGAAAAGCCGCAGTATATCATTTTCGCTCTGCAGGCTGGTCGGAAGAACGTCATGCTCGAGGACGCGAGCCGATTCGATCATTGCAAACTGACGAACGTAAAACTGTATCTAAACTCGAAATGTTATCCGTACGACGATATGAATctggatttcgataaaaacagATGGTCAATTCTTTACGACGTGTACGTACGTTTCTGTAAAACCTATTACGGATATGATTATCTCGAGCCGAATCAAACTGTCGCAAATTTTCGGCATAAAAGTCCGTTCGTGATTATCGATTGCTCTCGACAAAATGAATCGGTCAAGAGCGCAACCGTGGACGTGCGCTTAGAGTTTGAATGCAAAAAGAACATGCCCGCGAGCACTACCGCGTACTGTCTCATCATACACGATCGCGTGGTTCAGTACAACCTGTTGACCAACGTTGTGCCCAAGATTACCTAA